AGTTGCGTAAGCCAGGCGGTGCGCTAAGCTGAGGTCGTGCGATACACTTGTCCGAAGTGCGGCGAGACCTTCGCGATACAGCCACCTAATGGGACGTGCCCCATCTGTGACGCGACCGTACTGCCCGAACCGCAGACCCACGAGGCGGAACCCCATGGCGACAAAGAAGGGTTTCCCTCCCCGAAGCGGCGGCTGTAACGCGGCAGCGGGAACATCGGCGCGCGCCGCTCCGCGCCAGGGAGCTACGCGGTCGACAGCGGCAGGCCGAAGGGGTAAGTAGCTGCCGCCAATGTCGTCGCAGAGTGTAGCGGGGGGACCGGGTGTGGTCGTGACACGGAGGCGTCTGACGGGCGCCCGTGACCTGGTTGACATGTGGGGGAACACGCGCATGGTCGTGCTCACCGCGATCAGCGCGTCGCTCTACGCGGCAATTCTGATTCCCTTCAAGGTCCTGCCCATCATTCCGGGCGTGACCGAGTTCCGCCCGGCGAACGCCGTGCCCGTCGTGTGTTCCTTCCTGTTCGGTCCGGCCGGCGCCTGGGGCGCGGCGATCGGCAACGTCATCGGCGATTTCTTCGGCGGCATCGGTCCTGGAGATCTGTTCGGCTTCCTGGGCAATTTCCTCTACGGCCTGATCCCGTACAAAGTGTGGGAGGCGATTACCGACAGCGACCCGGTTCCGCACACGCCCGGCATGTGGATCGCCTTTGTGGGCACGGTGCTCTTGGCCAGCGCCGTATGTGCCCTGAGCATCGG
The DNA window shown above is from Candidatus Binatia bacterium and carries:
- a CDS encoding QueT transporter family protein, with product MSSQSVAGGPGVVVTRRRLTGARDLVDMWGNTRMVVLTAISASLYAAILIPFKVLPIIPGVTEFRPANAVPVVCSFLFGPAGAWGAAIGNVIGDFFGGIGPGDLFGFLGNFLYGLIPYKVWEAITDSDPVPHTPGMWIAFVGTVLLASAVCALSIGWGINLLGFIPFSVLGNIILINNFLVAVVLTPFLLAVIYPRVKRGKLLYRDIMPRPPRFRWSRRLGLAIVVFATVAGMVLGNLLSSGRLVLPFLAHADLTSTTHAADVGLGLIPVMALLAVGVLLL